The following are encoded together in the Choloepus didactylus isolate mChoDid1 chromosome 7, mChoDid1.pri, whole genome shotgun sequence genome:
- the RSPH9 gene encoding radial spoke head protein 9 homolog isoform X3, whose translation MDAESLLLSLELASGSGQGLSPDRRASLLTSLMLVKRDYRYDRVLFWGRILGLVADYYIAQGLSEDQLAPRKTLYSLNCMEWSLLPPATEEMMVQTSVVNGRFMGDPSHEYEHTEMQKMTEGDRVFEEEIVVQIKEETRLVSVIDQIDKAVAIIPRGALFKTPFGPIHVNRTFDGLSLSEAKKLSSYFHFKEAVELKDKTLLEKADLDPSLDFMDSLEHDIPKAFGYFQVELIQGVLW comes from the exons ATGGACGCCGAGAGCCTTCTGCTGTCGCTGGAGCTGGCGTCTGGCAGTGGGCAGGGCCTCAGCCCAGACCGTCGGGCCTCGCTGCTCACGTCCCTGATGCTGGTTAAGCGCGACTACCGCTATGATCGCGTGCTTTTCTGGGGCCGCATCCTCGGCCTAGTGGCCGATTACTACATCGCGCAGGGCCTGAGCGAGGACCAGCTCGCACCGCGCAAGACTCTCTACAG cctgaactgcatgGAGTGGAGCCTCTTGCCCCCGGCCACAGAGGAGATGATGGTGCAGACGTCTGTGGTGAATGGTCGCTTCATGGGGGACCCTTCGCATGAATACGAACATACCGAGATGCAGAAGATGACTGAGGGCGACAGAgtctttgaagaagaaatagtG GTTCAGATAAAGGAAGAGACCCGTTTGGTGTCCGTCATCGACCAGATTGACAAGGCTGTGGCCATTATCCCCCGAGGTGCCCTCTTCAAGACCCCTTTTGGACCTATCCATGTCAATCGGACCTTTGATG GATTGTCCTTGTCTGAGGCCAAGAAGCTCAGTTCCTACTTCCACTTCAAGGAAGCCGTGGAGCTGAAGGATAAGACCTTGCTGGAGAAGGCTGACTTGGACCCCTCCCTGGACTTCATGGACTCCTTGGAGCATGACATCCCCAAAG
- the RSPH9 gene encoding radial spoke head protein 9 homolog isoform X4 yields the protein MDAESLLLSLELASGSGQGLSPDRRASLLTSLMLVKRDYRYDRVLFWGRILGLVADYYIAQGLSEDQLAPRKTLYSLNCMEWSLLPPATEEMMVQTSVVNGRFMGDPSHEYEHTEMQKMTEGDRVFEEEIVVQIKEETRLVSVIDQIDKAVAIIPRGALFKTPFGPIHVNRTFDGLSLSEAKKLSSYFHFKEAVELKDKTLLEKADLDPSLDFMDSLEHDIPKGMMLFL from the exons ATGGACGCCGAGAGCCTTCTGCTGTCGCTGGAGCTGGCGTCTGGCAGTGGGCAGGGCCTCAGCCCAGACCGTCGGGCCTCGCTGCTCACGTCCCTGATGCTGGTTAAGCGCGACTACCGCTATGATCGCGTGCTTTTCTGGGGCCGCATCCTCGGCCTAGTGGCCGATTACTACATCGCGCAGGGCCTGAGCGAGGACCAGCTCGCACCGCGCAAGACTCTCTACAG cctgaactgcatgGAGTGGAGCCTCTTGCCCCCGGCCACAGAGGAGATGATGGTGCAGACGTCTGTGGTGAATGGTCGCTTCATGGGGGACCCTTCGCATGAATACGAACATACCGAGATGCAGAAGATGACTGAGGGCGACAGAgtctttgaagaagaaatagtG GTTCAGATAAAGGAAGAGACCCGTTTGGTGTCCGTCATCGACCAGATTGACAAGGCTGTGGCCATTATCCCCCGAGGTGCCCTCTTCAAGACCCCTTTTGGACCTATCCATGTCAATCGGACCTTTGATG GATTGTCCTTGTCTGAGGCCAAGAAGCTCAGTTCCTACTTCCACTTCAAGGAAGCCGTGGAGCTGAAGGATAAGACCTTGCTGGAGAAGGCTGACTTGGACCCCTCCCTGGACTTCATGGACTCCTTGGAGCATGACATCCCCAAAG GGATGATGCTCTTCCTCTGA
- the RSPH9 gene encoding radial spoke head protein 9 homolog isoform X2 — MDAESLLLSLELASGSGQGLSPDRRASLLTSLMLVKRDYRYDRVLFWGRILGLVADYYIAQGLSEDQLAPRKTLYSLNCMEWSLLPPATEEMMVQTSVVNGRFMGDPSHEYEHTEMQKMTEGDRVFEEEIVVQIKEETRLVSVIDQIDKAVAIIPRGALFKTPFGPIHVNRTFDGLSLSEAKKLSSYFHFKEAVELKDKTLLEKADLDPSLDFMDSLEHDIPKASLDIDQEDMEQADGHN; from the exons ATGGACGCCGAGAGCCTTCTGCTGTCGCTGGAGCTGGCGTCTGGCAGTGGGCAGGGCCTCAGCCCAGACCGTCGGGCCTCGCTGCTCACGTCCCTGATGCTGGTTAAGCGCGACTACCGCTATGATCGCGTGCTTTTCTGGGGCCGCATCCTCGGCCTAGTGGCCGATTACTACATCGCGCAGGGCCTGAGCGAGGACCAGCTCGCACCGCGCAAGACTCTCTACAG cctgaactgcatgGAGTGGAGCCTCTTGCCCCCGGCCACAGAGGAGATGATGGTGCAGACGTCTGTGGTGAATGGTCGCTTCATGGGGGACCCTTCGCATGAATACGAACATACCGAGATGCAGAAGATGACTGAGGGCGACAGAgtctttgaagaagaaatagtG GTTCAGATAAAGGAAGAGACCCGTTTGGTGTCCGTCATCGACCAGATTGACAAGGCTGTGGCCATTATCCCCCGAGGTGCCCTCTTCAAGACCCCTTTTGGACCTATCCATGTCAATCGGACCTTTGATG GATTGTCCTTGTCTGAGGCCAAGAAGCTCAGTTCCTACTTCCACTTCAAGGAAGCCGTGGAGCTGAAGGATAAGACCTTGCTGGAGAAGGCTGACTTGGACCCCTCCCTGGACTTCATGGACTCCTTGGAGCATGACATCCCCAAAG CCTCCCTGGACATTGATCAAGAAGATATGGAGCAAGCAGATGGACATAATTAA
- the RSPH9 gene encoding radial spoke head protein 9 homolog isoform X1, whose protein sequence is MDAESLLLSLELASGSGQGLSPDRRASLLTSLMLVKRDYRYDRVLFWGRILGLVADYYIAQGLSEDQLAPRKTLYSLNCMEWSLLPPATEEMMVQTSVVNGRFMGDPSHEYEHTEMQKMTEGDRVFEEEIVVQIKEETRLVSVIDQIDKAVAIIPRGALFKTPFGPIHVNRTFDGLSLSEAKKLSSYFHFKEAVELKDKTLLEKADLDPSLDFMDSLEHDIPKGSWSIQMERGHALVVLRSLLWPGLTFFHAPCTKNYGYIYVGTGEKNIDLPFML, encoded by the exons ATGGACGCCGAGAGCCTTCTGCTGTCGCTGGAGCTGGCGTCTGGCAGTGGGCAGGGCCTCAGCCCAGACCGTCGGGCCTCGCTGCTCACGTCCCTGATGCTGGTTAAGCGCGACTACCGCTATGATCGCGTGCTTTTCTGGGGCCGCATCCTCGGCCTAGTGGCCGATTACTACATCGCGCAGGGCCTGAGCGAGGACCAGCTCGCACCGCGCAAGACTCTCTACAG cctgaactgcatgGAGTGGAGCCTCTTGCCCCCGGCCACAGAGGAGATGATGGTGCAGACGTCTGTGGTGAATGGTCGCTTCATGGGGGACCCTTCGCATGAATACGAACATACCGAGATGCAGAAGATGACTGAGGGCGACAGAgtctttgaagaagaaatagtG GTTCAGATAAAGGAAGAGACCCGTTTGGTGTCCGTCATCGACCAGATTGACAAGGCTGTGGCCATTATCCCCCGAGGTGCCCTCTTCAAGACCCCTTTTGGACCTATCCATGTCAATCGGACCTTTGATG GATTGTCCTTGTCTGAGGCCAAGAAGCTCAGTTCCTACTTCCACTTCAAGGAAGCCGTGGAGCTGAAGGATAAGACCTTGCTGGAGAAGGCTGACTTGGACCCCTCCCTGGACTTCATGGACTCCTTGGAGCATGACATCCCCAAAG GGTCCTGGAGCATCCAGATGGAGAGAGGCCACGCCTTGGTGGTGCTGCGCAGCCTGCTCTGGCCAGGCCTCACCTTCTTCCATGCCCCCTGCACCAAGAACTATGGCTACATCTACGTGGGCACTGGTGAGAAGAACATAGACTTGCCCTTCATGCTGTAG